In one Chlamydia sp. BM-2023 genomic region, the following are encoded:
- the leuS gene encoding leucine--tRNA ligase, whose product MRYDPSLIEKKWQEFWRENQTFKAEEDSNQPKYYILDMFPYPSGAGLHVGHLIGYTATDILARFKRAKGFSVLHPMGWDSFGLPAEQYAVRTGTHPRETTQKNIENFRKQLSAMGFSYDENREFATSDPDYYRWTQKLFLFLYEKGLAYMADMAVNYCPELGTVLSNEEVENGFSIEGGYPVERKMLRQWILRITAYSDQLLEGLEDLDWPENVKQLQRNWIGKSEGATVRFSVDDETTLEVFTTRPDTLCGVSFLVVAPEHPSVNQLVSEEQKEAVEAYIRSAQSKSERDRISETKVKSGVFTGAYAKHPVTGQDIPIWVADYVILGYGSGIVMGVPAHDERDREFAEAFSLPINEVLDEDERCIHSNYDDFLLNDLSGQEARDYVVSYLQKKKLGEAKTAYKLRDWLFSRQRYWGEPIPIIHFEDGTCRPLEDDELPLLPPEIQDYRPEGFGQGPLAKVKEWVHIHDTKTNRAGRRETHTMPQWAGSCWYYLRFCDAHNSQAPWSQENERYWMPVDLYIGGAEHAVLHLLYSRFWHRVFYEAGMVSTPEPFKKLINQGLVLATSYRIPGKGYVSPEEAHEENGVWLTTSGEELEVRQEKMSKSKLNGVDPQILIEEFGADALRMYAMFSGPLDKNKLWSNQGVSGCRRFLNRFYELVTSPSVQEVDDPKGLTLAHRLVHRVSEDIEKMSLNTIPSSFMEFLNEFGKLAIYPKTALAMVVRALAPIAPHISEELWTLLGYAPGIDRAGWPEVDSKYLEDTSVTFVIQVNGKLRSRLDVDKSFEKEKIIALAKDSVYKYLENKEIKKEIFVPNRLVNFVL is encoded by the coding sequence ATGCGGTACGATCCTAGTTTAATAGAAAAAAAATGGCAGGAATTTTGGAGAGAGAACCAAACCTTTAAAGCCGAAGAGGATAGCAACCAGCCTAAGTACTACATATTAGATATGTTTCCTTATCCTTCCGGAGCAGGGCTGCATGTCGGACATTTAATAGGCTACACCGCTACAGATATATTAGCTCGTTTTAAACGAGCCAAAGGGTTCTCAGTTTTACACCCCATGGGTTGGGATAGCTTCGGATTGCCTGCAGAACAGTATGCTGTTAGAACAGGGACCCACCCTAGAGAAACTACTCAAAAGAATATAGAGAATTTTAGAAAACAACTCTCTGCCATGGGCTTTTCCTATGATGAGAATAGAGAGTTTGCAACCAGCGATCCCGATTATTATCGTTGGACGCAGAAGTTGTTTCTTTTCCTGTATGAAAAGGGCCTTGCTTACATGGCAGATATGGCTGTGAATTATTGCCCAGAGTTAGGGACCGTATTGTCTAATGAAGAAGTGGAAAATGGTTTTTCTATAGAAGGAGGGTACCCTGTAGAACGCAAAATGCTACGCCAATGGATTTTGCGAATAACAGCCTATTCAGATCAATTGTTAGAAGGCCTTGAAGATTTAGATTGGCCAGAAAATGTAAAGCAACTTCAAAGAAATTGGATAGGAAAGTCCGAGGGCGCTACAGTACGCTTTTCAGTAGATGATGAAACTACCTTAGAAGTATTTACCACACGTCCGGATACTTTATGCGGAGTTTCGTTTTTAGTTGTTGCTCCCGAGCACCCCAGTGTAAATCAACTGGTTTCTGAAGAGCAAAAAGAGGCTGTAGAAGCTTATATTCGTTCTGCACAAAGTAAGAGTGAGAGAGATCGTATCAGCGAGACAAAGGTAAAGAGCGGAGTGTTTACGGGAGCCTATGCTAAACATCCTGTTACAGGACAAGATATTCCTATTTGGGTCGCTGATTACGTCATATTAGGATATGGTTCGGGAATCGTTATGGGAGTGCCCGCTCATGATGAAAGAGATAGGGAATTTGCAGAGGCTTTTTCTTTACCTATTAATGAGGTCCTTGATGAAGATGAACGCTGTATCCATAGCAACTATGATGACTTTCTATTAAATGATCTTTCTGGTCAGGAAGCTCGAGATTATGTTGTTTCCTATTTGCAGAAGAAGAAGTTAGGAGAAGCTAAAACTGCTTATAAATTACGAGATTGGTTGTTCTCCCGTCAAAGATATTGGGGTGAGCCAATTCCTATCATTCATTTTGAGGATGGTACCTGCCGTCCTTTAGAAGATGATGAATTGCCCTTGCTTCCTCCAGAGATCCAAGATTACCGTCCTGAAGGTTTTGGACAAGGACCTCTAGCAAAAGTAAAAGAGTGGGTACATATTCACGATACAAAAACAAATCGTGCAGGGAGAAGAGAAACACATACTATGCCGCAATGGGCAGGGTCATGTTGGTATTACCTACGTTTTTGTGATGCTCATAATTCTCAGGCACCGTGGTCTCAAGAAAATGAACGCTATTGGATGCCGGTAGATCTTTATATAGGTGGAGCAGAGCACGCTGTTTTACACCTGCTGTACTCCCGTTTCTGGCATCGAGTATTCTATGAAGCTGGTATGGTTTCTACTCCAGAACCATTTAAAAAACTGATTAATCAAGGATTGGTTCTTGCAACTTCTTATAGGATTCCCGGTAAGGGCTACGTCTCTCCTGAAGAGGCTCATGAGGAAAATGGCGTTTGGTTAACAACTTCTGGTGAGGAGTTGGAAGTCCGCCAAGAAAAGATGTCTAAATCTAAATTAAACGGCGTGGATCCCCAAATTTTAATAGAAGAATTTGGAGCAGATGCATTGCGTATGTATGCAATGTTTTCAGGGCCATTAGATAAAAATAAACTGTGGAGTAATCAGGGTGTTTCTGGTTGTAGGCGGTTTCTCAACCGTTTTTATGAATTGGTAACATCGCCTTCTGTTCAGGAGGTTGACGATCCTAAGGGGCTTACTTTAGCACACAGATTGGTGCATCGTGTAAGCGAAGATATTGAAAAAATGTCTCTGAACACTATTCCATCATCTTTTATGGAATTTTTAAATGAGTTTGGAAAACTTGCTATTTATCCTAAAACGGCGTTAGCTATGGTTGTACGTGCACTTGCGCCAATTGCTCCTCATATTAGTGAAGAGTTGTGGACTTTGCTGGGTTATGCCCCAGGAATTGATCGTGCAGGATGGCCAGAAGTAGATTCTAAATATCTAGAAGATACTTCTGTGACGTTTGTAATACAGGTAAATGGTAAGCTGCGGTCTCGCTTAGATGTTGATAAAAGTTTTGAAAAAGAAAAAATCATAGCTTTAGCTAAAGACTCTGTATATAAATACTTGGAAAACAAAGAAATTAAAAAAGAAATTTTTGTCCCTAATAGATTGGTGAATTTTGTCCTATGA
- a CDS encoding FAD-dependent monooxygenase: MTDVLVIGANPTGLILASMLTQHGILVKVIDHRDSADAPGFLDCRELPVILSCSSLELLDNAGLLGDFIEKGHKLFGARYHWKKRTVLFKFNQASESRFPFCLSTSYQALTKHLIRKFEESGGTIHWGTRPVTLVDNSIFIESTKTSQSFENREIYNPKWVIACEADNDPDIKDLFKTQIKLRKYVKDVLFVHCDEGEPFEESHVHLVPSSKSFLNFVFYNHEKGSKQLCLTNSSYPLPVKFQQKLLYNYKLAVADEHYRIRSIFHQYPSDHNNFLFVGNLANNLNFSYLTGINTNIHAAFNLTWKLIPVVKKAASKYLITAKENESGNILPRLSEKRQRRAKKLLFSNLYAPALMYYFLKGCRQLDVAGGEYYYPPHKALKYQNSDIIKMSSQDKEIRGPGPGMRAVNVQLENGNYLLDPLKSTKHLLIFFKDRTELEQALREEYGDWLEVVVNKDPKVSSLYHANQDSLFIIRPDYYIGYRTHKFKLHELISYLLRIFAAEQAE, translated from the coding sequence ATGACAGACGTTTTAGTCATAGGTGCCAACCCAACGGGTCTTATTTTAGCAAGTATGCTAACTCAACATGGGATCCTTGTGAAGGTTATCGACCATCGAGATTCCGCAGACGCTCCCGGTTTTTTAGATTGTAGGGAGCTTCCAGTTATTTTATCTTGCTCTTCTTTAGAGCTTCTCGATAATGCTGGTTTATTAGGAGATTTTATAGAAAAGGGTCACAAGCTTTTTGGAGCTCGTTACCATTGGAAAAAACGTACGGTACTTTTTAAGTTTAACCAAGCATCAGAATCTCGATTTCCTTTTTGTTTATCTACGTCCTACCAGGCTTTAACTAAGCACTTGATTCGCAAGTTTGAAGAAAGTGGTGGAACAATTCATTGGGGTACACGGCCCGTTACCTTAGTAGATAATAGTATTTTTATTGAGAGTACGAAAACCTCTCAAAGTTTCGAAAATCGAGAAATTTATAATCCTAAATGGGTTATCGCCTGCGAAGCAGATAATGATCCTGATATTAAAGACCTTTTCAAAACACAGATAAAATTACGCAAGTATGTAAAAGACGTTCTCTTTGTTCATTGTGATGAAGGAGAACCTTTTGAAGAGAGCCATGTTCATTTAGTTCCTAGTTCAAAAAGTTTTCTAAACTTCGTATTTTATAATCATGAAAAAGGTTCGAAACAGCTGTGTTTAACTAATAGTTCTTACCCCCTTCCGGTAAAATTCCAGCAAAAGTTACTTTATAACTATAAGCTTGCTGTTGCGGATGAGCACTACCGTATCAGGTCTATTTTTCATCAGTATCCTTCCGACCATAACAACTTTCTTTTTGTTGGTAATTTAGCTAACAATTTGAATTTTTCTTATCTTACAGGGATAAATACTAACATTCATGCAGCTTTTAATTTAACTTGGAAGCTAATTCCTGTAGTGAAGAAGGCCGCCTCCAAGTACCTGATAACCGCTAAAGAAAACGAGAGTGGTAATATACTTCCTCGTCTTAGTGAAAAAAGACAGAGACGTGCTAAAAAACTGTTATTTTCCAATCTATATGCTCCAGCTCTGATGTATTATTTCCTGAAGGGCTGCCGTCAATTAGATGTTGCCGGAGGAGAATATTACTATCCCCCTCACAAGGCATTGAAATATCAAAATAGTGATATTATTAAGATGTCTTCCCAAGATAAAGAGATCCGTGGTCCGGGTCCGGGAATGCGTGCTGTTAATGTCCAACTTGAGAACGGGAATTATTTATTAGATCCTTTAAAAAGCACCAAGCACCTCTTAATTTTCTTTAAAGATCGTACTGAACTAGAGCAAGCCCTTAGAGAAGAATACGGTGATTGGTTAGAAGTTGTCGTGAATAAAGATCCTAAAGTTTCTAGTCTTTATCATGCTAACCAGGATTCATTATTTATCATTCGTCCTGATTACTATATTGGATATAGAACTCACAAGTTCAAGTTACATGAACTCATTTCCTATCTTTTAAGAATATTTGCCGCTGAGCAAGCTGAGTAA
- the waaA gene encoding lipid IV(A) 3-deoxy-D-manno-octulosonic acid transferase, with amino-acid sequence MSKCRISKLNTLLYDCFLIFAFIIAVPKLLYKRFVHGKYTKSLKIRFGLEKPQLPPGTGPVVWFHGASVGEIYLLVPVIKQFMQDFPEWRCVVTACTESGHESAQRLFSSQGITTFILPLDLSIIIKPVVRAISPALVVFSEGDCWLNFVEEAKRVGATAVIINGKLSANSSQWFTVLKRFGRNYFSPVDGFMVQDETHKARFLRLGVSSDKVEVTGNIKTYTELATDNGERNTWREKLKLSESDELIVLGSTHTDDVNAWLPAIRKLNRSNLKVLWVPRHKERVKDLENLLTKENTPFGLWSQGATFENNDAVIVDVVGLLKQLYFAADIAFVGGTFDAKVGGHNLLEPLQSNVPLIFGPYIKSQSDLAVRLLSVGAGYRLDSPEQIAEAVAFLLDNPQERAAYVEKGNNFLYGERESFYRTWESLKRYIPCVKI; translated from the coding sequence ATGAGTAAATGTAGAATAAGCAAATTGAATACTTTGTTATATGACTGTTTCTTAATTTTTGCATTTATTATAGCTGTGCCCAAGTTGTTGTATAAAAGGTTCGTGCACGGTAAATATACTAAGTCATTGAAAATTCGCTTTGGTCTTGAAAAACCACAGTTACCCCCAGGAACGGGTCCTGTAGTTTGGTTCCACGGTGCCTCCGTAGGAGAGATTTATCTTCTTGTCCCAGTAATTAAACAATTCATGCAGGACTTCCCTGAATGGCGTTGCGTTGTTACTGCCTGTACCGAATCAGGTCATGAGAGCGCTCAAAGATTATTTTCTTCTCAAGGAATCACGACTTTCATTTTGCCTTTAGATTTAAGCATAATTATAAAACCTGTTGTACGTGCTATCTCACCAGCTTTAGTTGTTTTTTCAGAGGGAGATTGTTGGTTAAACTTTGTTGAAGAGGCAAAAAGGGTAGGAGCTACTGCTGTTATCATTAACGGAAAACTTTCTGCAAATTCTAGCCAATGGTTCACAGTTTTAAAACGTTTTGGAAGGAACTATTTTTCTCCTGTAGACGGATTTATGGTGCAGGATGAAACGCATAAAGCACGTTTTTTACGCCTTGGAGTTTCTTCGGATAAGGTAGAAGTTACAGGAAATATTAAAACTTATACAGAATTAGCTACAGATAATGGTGAACGTAATACCTGGCGAGAGAAGTTAAAGTTATCAGAAAGTGACGAGCTTATAGTATTAGGCTCCACACATACGGATGACGTTAATGCTTGGCTGCCCGCGATTCGAAAACTTAATCGTAGTAACTTAAAAGTTCTTTGGGTTCCTCGTCATAAAGAACGCGTCAAAGATTTAGAGAATCTTTTAACTAAAGAGAATACCCCATTTGGCTTATGGAGCCAAGGTGCTACGTTCGAAAATAATGATGCAGTTATAGTGGATGTTGTTGGGTTGTTAAAACAACTATATTTTGCCGCTGACATAGCTTTTGTTGGTGGTACATTTGATGCTAAAGTAGGGGGACACAATCTTCTAGAGCCTCTACAATCTAATGTTCCGTTAATTTTTGGACCTTATATTAAATCTCAATCTGATTTGGCTGTACGCCTTCTTTCTGTTGGAGCTGGATATCGTTTAGATTCTCCGGAACAGATTGCTGAGGCTGTTGCATTTTTACTTGATAACCCTCAAGAGAGAGCTGCCTATGTGGAAAAAGGCAATAATTTCTTATATGGAGAACGTGAATCTTTTTATCGTACTTGGGAGTCTTTAAAAAGATATATCCCTTGTGTAAAAATATAG
- a CDS encoding alpha/beta hydrolase: MRRLYAFISLLLITFSSHAEALKLPGFPEIPDSLLVINTTKTPKFEKCTALNLESGEHNLLGTLHLPTSPMPEGGYPAVILFHGFRGSKVGGLAAAYRKLAREFTKAGIACVRFDMAGCGDSEGIGNETPIRTYLKNGEDILQAVTQHPEINPFRLGIAGFSLGCHTAFHLARIYSPNDFHIRSMTIWAPVADGGILFKEMYESVKQNSDVASDLGKDFGFDPLPLVVCEEDIYDFLKLQDHVVLNSLPQKIAILHLQGSEDNLVSLTQQALFKNTAPGNIEFKTYEKTNHNLESSPDMFKIIQDIVAHFQLHL, translated from the coding sequence ATGCGAAGACTTTACGCATTTATTTCTCTGTTGTTGATTACATTTTCTTCGCACGCGGAAGCTCTTAAACTCCCAGGATTTCCTGAGATTCCAGATTCCCTGCTTGTGATCAACACAACCAAGACCCCAAAATTTGAAAAATGCACTGCGCTTAATCTAGAAAGTGGCGAGCATAATCTCCTCGGGACCTTACATCTTCCAACATCTCCGATGCCGGAAGGCGGCTACCCCGCGGTTATTTTGTTTCATGGATTTCGAGGAAGCAAAGTAGGCGGATTAGCGGCAGCTTATAGAAAATTAGCTCGGGAATTCACGAAAGCGGGAATTGCCTGTGTACGTTTTGACATGGCCGGGTGTGGAGATAGCGAGGGCATTGGCAATGAAACTCCCATTAGAACCTATTTAAAAAATGGCGAAGACATTCTCCAGGCGGTAACTCAACACCCTGAAATCAATCCCTTTAGATTAGGTATCGCGGGCTTTTCTTTAGGTTGTCATACAGCGTTTCATCTTGCACGCATATATAGTCCCAATGACTTTCACATTCGCTCTATGACTATTTGGGCTCCTGTTGCTGACGGCGGGATTCTATTTAAAGAAATGTATGAGTCTGTAAAGCAAAATTCTGATGTTGCTTCTGATTTAGGAAAGGATTTTGGATTTGATCCGTTACCTTTAGTAGTTTGCGAAGAAGATATTTATGATTTTCTTAAGCTTCAAGATCACGTAGTTTTAAACTCCCTTCCTCAAAAAATAGCTATTCTGCATTTACAAGGTTCTGAGGATAATCTTGTCTCATTAACGCAACAAGCTTTGTTTAAAAACACGGCACCGGGAAATATAGAATTCAAAACTTATGAAAAAACGAATCATAATTTAGAATCTTCTCCGGATATGTTTAAAATTATCCAAGATATAGTTGCGCATTTTCAATTACATCTGTAA